TTTAGTAGTACTAGAAGGAATTCTATCAGCGGACAACGCCGTAGTTATGGCAGTTATTGTTAAAGGTCTACCGCACGATAAGCAACGAAAAGCCTTATTTTATGGGTTAGTTGGGGCTTTTGTTTTCCGTTTTGTGGCATTATTTTTAATTTCATTTTTAGTAAAAATTTGGGAAATACAAGCTATCGGCGCGGTTTATTTATTGTACTTAGCAATTAAGCACATGTGGCGCCTTAAAAAAGGCAAGCAAGAAGAAGTCAAAGAAACATCAGAAGCCAAATCAACTTCCTTTTGGGGTGTAGTAGCACGTGTGGAATTGACGGATATAGCTTTTGCTCTGGATTCCATGTTAGCTGCAGCGGCATTAGTTGTTACTTTGCCAGATTTAGGGGATTTTGATATTGGGGGAATGAACGGTGGGCAATTTATCGTGATGTTCCTTGGTGGTATCGCAGGACTTGTTGTAATTCGTTTTGCAGCCACACAGGTGGTTAAATTATTAGAGCGTTACCCTACACTTGAAACAGCAGCGTTTTTAATTGTTGGTTGGGTTGGTGTGAAAATGGCGGTTCTAACGCTAGCACATCCATCTGTAGCAATTATTCCAGAAGATTTTCCAGATTCAGCCGTTTGGAAGCTGACATTCTGGTCGGTTATGATAATAATAGGTTTGGGTGGTTATATCATTGCGAGAAAAAAAGAGAAGAAAACCAAAAGAGTTTGAATATGATCAGGAAGTAAAACTACGCAGAAGATTAAAGCTTGTTTTAGCACGCATGACGCCCGTTCAAGTGATTATTGCGTATTATTTTCTGGCAGTGACGATTTCTACTATCGTATTAAGCTTGCCATTTACGTTACAAAAAGGGGTAAAGGTATCGTTTATTGATACACTTTTTACGGCGGCGAGTTCAGTTAGTGTAACAGGATTAACGACAGTAGATGTAAGTCAGACGTATAGCACGGCCGGTATTTGGGTATTGATGGCGATTTTCCAAATTGGTGGACTCGGTGTTATGATGATTAGTACGTTTTTCTATTTAATTTTAAAAAGACGAATTGGATTGAAACAACGCCAGTTAATTATGACAGATACTAACCAATTTACAATGAGCGGGATGGTTCGGATGCTTCGTGAGATTCTAGTGCTTATTTTCGGTATTGAGTTAATCGGGGCCTTGATTTTGGGAATTTACTTTATTCCACTTTATCCGAATTTTTGGGACGCAATGTTCCAAGGATTATACAATTCCGTTTCACTCGTGACCAATGCGGGCGTTGATATCACAGGTAAATCGTTAATGCCATTCGCCAATGATTATTTTGTTCAATTTATTTCGATTCTGTTAATCATTGCAGGTGCGATTGGTTTCCCAGTATTACTTGAAACGCGGAGATTTTTATTTGAGAAAAATACGTTAATTCCGTTTCGCTTTTCCCTTTTTGTCAAAGTGACGACGCTAACTTATTTTGTGCTTTTAATTGTTGGTGGGCTGCTCATTTGGCTGTTTGAATATCAACATTTCTTTAGTGGGAAAAGTTGGGATTTCGGGTTCTTTAATTCGATGTTCTTATCTGCAACATCACGAAGCGCAGGCTTACAAACGATTGATAGTGGGGCATTGTCAATCTCTACGTTGTTGCTCGTTTCCTTCTTAATGTTTATTGGAGCATCGCCAAGTTCAGTTGGTGGTGGGATTCGAACGACAACTTTTGCGATTACGATTTTATTCATTTATTCGGTTATTCGCGGTCGAAAGCATGTGTACATTTTTGGTCGGGAATTGCATCAAGAAGACGTGCGGAAGTCACTCGCGGTCACGTTAGTAGCAGGGTTTTTGAGTATATCGGCCATAGTCGTTTTAATGCAAACAGAGACCGCCTCGTTAATTGCCGTCATTTTTGAAGTCTTTTCGGCGTTTGGTACTACAGGGCTTTCTGTAGGGTTGACACCAGATTTATCTACGCCGGGTAAAATTATTATTATTGCATTAATGTTTATTGGGCGCGTTGGTATTATGTACTCAATGCTAAGTTTAAGAAATAAAAATCAACCTAAAAATGCGATTCGTTTACCAAAAGAGAAAATTATTACAGGTTAATATAAAAGCCATTCTGATTGCAGAATGGCTTTTTTGTCCATGAAAAAACCTCTTGATCAAAGTGACCAAGAGGTGATTTTTAATATTTTGATTTTGGAACGGGGCGTCTGAAAATACCCATTAAACCAGTTAAAGTGATTAAGATTCCGGAGATAATCCAAGCAGTTCCGATAACGAAGAAGAGCACGATACCGATAATTACTAAGATAACACCCCAACCACGTGGAGCTGATTTGATTAGAAGGGAAGCAATTAATGCAACTACAGATGCGATTAATGTAATCCACCCTAGATTTGCTAACTCGTTACCTAATTCACCAGGTAAATAAGTAAATGTTTGTATATAATCTGTGACTGAATCTCCATAATTAATAATCCAAAAGCCAACTAGAACCCCAATGATAGAGCCAATTAATCCGATAATAATTTCTGGTTTTCTTGAACCCATAATACAACCTCCTTTTTCTATCTATACGTTTAATAACTTTCCCGTTTTGTTAAGCGGCTAAACACATCTCGCAGCATCGATACCCTCAGTTCGATTACCGGTTGAACGAATATTTTCACCAATCGACTTGATAATAATACCGTTAAAACAAAAGTAATGACGAATAGTAGTAAAAATGTCGACGGGCTATATTGAAAGTCAGTCTGGCCACCTTCACGAAAAAACTTAATAAAGAAGCCATGTAACAAATAAACATATAACGTATTTTTACCCCATTTAGTGAAAAATAACCTCTTTCTAGGAATAAAACTGAAAAAAGCTGCAATCGAACCAAAGCTAATCAAATAGACAAGTGCGCGAATGAATAGCCCTAGCGACTTAACTTCCACAAAGTTTGCATAAGGCTTAGAACCTAAAAACCACTTATCATTTAAGTTAGGATGAAGCGTGATAAAGGATAAAAGTAAAACAATGAAAATTCCACCAAGAATCATAGCAAAATGGGTTTTAAGATAGTAAAAATGTTCTTTCTTTAGAAAATAACCAACTAAGAAAAATGGGAAAAATACAAGTGTCCGAGATAAACTCAAATAACCCCCAATAATATCAAAATATCCAGCTACTAACCCAATAAAAAGAGCAATACTTATCGACTTCCACGGCTTAATTTTTGCAAAAACAAAAAGCATTAAATTCCAGAAAAACAAACTAAGTAAAAACCAAAGTGACCACTCTGGATCAAGTAGTTTAATAGAAAGGCTGTCTTTACTTAAAAGAAAATAATAAAAAATACTATATATTAGCTGAAAAAACACATAAGGTAAAATGAGCTTTTTCATCGTCTTTTTTAAATAACCAGGCTTACCAAAACTTTTAGCGAAAAATCCGGATATTAGCACAAAAGCAGGCATGTGAAACGTGTAGATATAAATATAAAGCACACGTACACCCGCATAATCCGCGATAAATGTTTGGAGAAAATGCCCGAAAACTACTAGAAAAATTAGAATAAACTTGGCATTGTCGAAATAACTTTCCCGCTTTAAGGCGGTTTGTTCCATAAAAAACAGTCCTTTCTATTCTATGTTGATAAACTATTGTTTATTTTACCCTAAATTCTGTAACGCTTATCCAACAGTTAAGTAACAAAAAGTATCAAATATTAACAGGGCATGACAGCTAGTTGCGAATGGAAGAGGGACGTGCTATCTTTAAAATAATAACTTGAGGGGAGAGGAGCGACAGAATGCTAAAACAACAAAAATCATCGCCAGTGGGTGATTTATTTATAACTATTGATGAAAAGTGGATTAGGAATATTTCGTATGACGAGCCAAAAAATTGGGAACTTCAAGAAGGAAATATAATAGAAAAAGAACTTTTTCAAGCATTAACTACCCAACTAGATGACTATTTTGAAGGTAAGAGAGAGCATTTTGATTTGCCGGTGCTCCTTAAAGGAACCGATTTTCAACAAAAGGTTTGGCAAGCATTGAGCGAAATTCCGTATGGGGTTGTTGTGAGTTATAAAGATATTGCGATTTCAGCAGGTAGCCCTAAAGCTGTGCAAGCAGTAGGACAAGCGAATCGCGCTAATCCAATTCCGATTATTATTCCATGTCACAGATGTGTGAAAAGTAATGGAGAGCTTGGGGGCTATAATGGGGCGGATGTAGATAAGAAACAATATTTACTTGCATTAGAAAAAGGCTTGAGTTTAAGTTAACTCAAGCCTTTTTTATTACACTGTTACTTGTTCTGTTATAGTAATTTCTTTATTATCGTTAAGGGTTGCAACGAGATGTTTTGCTTCTGGTTGTTCAATTAAACTGTCGGCAATGGCATCTTCTAGGTGTTCTTGGATAGTCCGGCGTAGTGGACGTGCTCCGAATTTAGGGTCATAACCAAGGTCAATCAAATGTTCTTTTACTTCTTTAGAAACATCGATTGTCACATCTTCTTGAGCGAGCATTTCATTTAAATCAACGAGCATTAAGTCGATGATTTGTACTAAATCGTCTTTTTCTAGGGATTTAAATTCAATGACGCTGTCTAGACGGTTTAAGAATTCTGGCTTGAAGTATGCACCTAATTTTGCTAAGATGTCAGAACCTTTTTCAAGTTTTGATTCGGTTGTTGTATTAAAGCCGACAGAAGCTTCTGTGTCAGTTGCGCCAGCGTTACTTGTCATAATGATGA
The sequence above is drawn from the Listeria monocytogenes genome and encodes:
- a CDS encoding TerC family protein, with translation MDVSIWGEYALVFLVLVVLEGILSADNAVVMAVIVKGLPHDKQRKALFYGLVGAFVFRFVALFLISFLVKIWEIQAIGAVYLLYLAIKHMWRLKKGKQEEVKETSEAKSTSFWGVVARVELTDIAFALDSMLAAAALVVTLPDLGDFDIGGMNGGQFIVMFLGGIAGLVVIRFAATQVVKLLERYPTLETAAFLIVGWVGVKMAVLTLAHPSVAIIPEDFPDSAVWKLTFWSVMIIIGLGGYIIARKKEKKTKRV
- a CDS encoding methylated-DNA--[protein]-cysteine S-methyltransferase; its protein translation is MLKQQKSSPVGDLFITIDEKWIRNISYDEPKNWELQEGNIIEKELFQALTTQLDDYFEGKREHFDLPVLLKGTDFQQKVWQALSEIPYGVVVSYKDIAISAGSPKAVQAVGQANRANPIPIIIPCHRCVKSNGELGGYNGADVDKKQYLLALEKGLSLS
- a CDS encoding DUF4064 domain-containing protein — translated: MGSRKPEIIIGLIGSIIGVLVGFWIINYGDSVTDYIQTFTYLPGELGNELANLGWITLIASVVALIASLLIKSAPRGWGVILVIIGIVLFFVIGTAWIISGILITLTGLMGIFRRPVPKSKY
- a CDS encoding TrkH family potassium uptake protein, whose translation is MTPVQVIIAYYFLAVTISTIVLSLPFTLQKGVKVSFIDTLFTAASSVSVTGLTTVDVSQTYSTAGIWVLMAIFQIGGLGVMMISTFFYLILKRRIGLKQRQLIMTDTNQFTMSGMVRMLREILVLIFGIELIGALILGIYFIPLYPNFWDAMFQGLYNSVSLVTNAGVDITGKSLMPFANDYFVQFISILLIIAGAIGFPVLLETRRFLFEKNTLIPFRFSLFVKVTTLTYFVLLIVGGLLIWLFEYQHFFSGKSWDFGFFNSMFLSATSRSAGLQTIDSGALSISTLLLVSFLMFIGASPSSVGGGIRTTTFAITILFIYSVIRGRKHVYIFGRELHQEDVRKSLAVTLVAGFLSISAIVVLMQTETASLIAVIFEVFSAFGTTGLSVGLTPDLSTPGKIIIIALMFIGRVGIMYSMLSLRNKNQPKNAIRLPKEKIITG
- a CDS encoding acyltransferase family protein is translated as MEQTALKRESYFDNAKFILIFLVVFGHFLQTFIADYAGVRVLYIYIYTFHMPAFVLISGFFAKSFGKPGYLKKTMKKLILPYVFFQLIYSIFYYFLLSKDSLSIKLLDPEWSLWFLLSLFFWNLMLFVFAKIKPWKSISIALFIGLVAGYFDIIGGYLSLSRTLVFFPFFLVGYFLKKEHFYYLKTHFAMILGGIFIVLLLSFITLHPNLNDKWFLGSKPYANFVEVKSLGLFIRALVYLISFGSIAAFFSFIPRKRLFFTKWGKNTLYVYLLHGFFIKFFREGGQTDFQYSPSTFLLLFVITFVLTVLLSSRLVKIFVQPVIELRVSMLRDVFSRLTKRESY